A single Phragmites australis chromosome 4, lpPhrAust1.1, whole genome shotgun sequence DNA region contains:
- the LOC133916346 gene encoding probable glucuronosyltransferase Os03g0287800 yields MGLSTDHGGAGGRAKKQGSQLWKKALLHSSLCFVMGFFTGFAPSSVSDWTPAAVSSGGFGSSHVVRALHAAAGGAVNRSLLAQDAVGGEGRGDAAASPRPLLVVVTTTESTPAAAGERAAVLTRMAHTLRLVTPPLLWVVVESAPDVPATARLLRATGLMYRHLTYKDNFTAADTAAGKERHHQRNVALGHIEHHRLDGFVLFAGLGDVFDLRFFDQLRQISAFGAWPVATMSRDERKVVVRGPACSSSAVAGWFSRDFSNGTSAAASTARPREVDVHGFAFNSSVLWDPERWGRYPASEPDKSQDSMKFVQQVVLEDYSKVKGIPSDCSEVMVWHVDTAASFSSSSQPSPGDKRR; encoded by the exons ATGGGGTTGTCCACGGAtcacggcggcgccggcgggagGGCCAAGAAGCAGGGGTCGCAGCTGTGGAAGAAGGCCCTGCTGCATTCCAGCCTCTGCTTCGTCATGGGCTTCTTCACCGGCTTCGCGCCGTCGTCCGTGTCCGACTGGACGCCCGCGGCGGTCTCGTCAGGCGGGTTCGGGAGCAGCCACGTGGTCCGGGCGCTCCAcgcggcggcgggcggggcCGTGAACCGAAGCCTGTTGGCGCAGGACGCGGTCGGGGGCGAGGGGCGAGGGGACGCGGCGGCGTCCCCGCGGCCGCTGCTGGTGGTTGTGACGACGACGGAGTCGACGCCAGCGGCGGCTGGCGAGCGGGCGGCGGTGCTGACGAGGATGGCGCACACGCTGCGGCTGGTTACGCCGCCGCTACtgtgggtggtggtggagtcCGCCCCGGACGTGCCGGCGACGGCGCGGCTGCTGCGCGCTACGGGGCTCATGTACCGTCACCTGACGTACAAGGACAACTTCACGGCCGCGGACACCGCCGCGGGCAAGGAGCGGCACCACCAGCGCAACGTCGCGCTCGGGCACATCGAGCACCACCGCCTCGACGGCTTTGTCCTCTTCGCCGGCCTCGGCGACGTGTTCGACCTCCGCTTCTTCGACCAGCTCCGGCAAATCAG TGCGTTCGGTGCGTGGCCAGTGGCGACGATGTCGCGGGACGAGAGGAAGGTCGTCGTCCGGGGCCCCGCGTGCAGCTCGTCCGCGGTCGCCGGCTGGTTCTCCCGGGACTTCAGCAACGGCACCTCGGCGGCGGCCTCCACGGCTCGACCCCGCGAGGTGGACGTCCACGGCTTCGCCTTCAACAGCTCGGTGCTCTGGGACCCCGAGCGCTGGGGCCGCTACCCGGCCTCCGAGCCCGACAAATCCCAG GACTCGATGAAGTTCGTGCAACAAGTGGTTCTGGAAGATTATAGCAAAGTGAAGGGCATTCCTTCCGATTGTTCAGAGGTCATGGTATGGCACGTCGATACAGcggcttctttttcttcttcttcgcaaCCATCTCCGGGGGACAAGAGAAGATAG